One part of the Leptolyngbya sp. FACHB-261 genome encodes these proteins:
- a CDS encoding glycosyltransferase family 2 protein, with product MSDCLISAIICTHNRDSYLGAAIDSLLTQDYDNFEVVVVDNASTDLTREVVEARLPHPRLKYVYEPTAGLSVARNTGANTSTGEILAYLDDDAVASRPWLQVLSSAYQQHEKLAVAGGKVTLLWPEGVAAPSWLSPNLASNLGAYDLGNEMVYIDRPGLTPRGLNYSIRRQFLEQIGGFDVNLGRVGKNLLSNEELHVTELALNLGWQVAYLPEALVAHNVSPERLAQSWFLRRGWWQGISECYRERLAGKAGPKQLLRGTERAARGLYKSIKSIHSPSERFDALVYAYGQLGYLSAVVQGMVSEPKWAKRSG from the coding sequence ATGTCAGACTGCCTGATCTCAGCCATCATCTGTACCCATAACCGGGACAGTTACCTGGGTGCAGCCATCGATAGCCTGCTGACCCAGGACTACGACAACTTTGAGGTTGTGGTGGTGGACAATGCTTCAACCGATCTCACCCGTGAAGTTGTTGAAGCCCGCCTGCCCCACCCTCGGTTGAAATACGTGTATGAACCTACGGCGGGTCTGTCAGTGGCTCGCAACACGGGGGCTAATACCTCAACCGGCGAGATTTTGGCTTACCTTGACGATGATGCAGTTGCTAGCCGCCCGTGGTTGCAGGTGTTGAGTTCAGCCTATCAGCAGCATGAGAAGCTAGCTGTGGCTGGTGGCAAGGTCACCTTGCTCTGGCCTGAGGGTGTAGCCGCGCCGAGCTGGTTGTCACCGAATCTGGCCAGCAACTTGGGGGCTTACGACTTGGGGAATGAAATGGTCTACATCGATCGTCCTGGTCTGACCCCCCGCGGCTTGAACTACTCGATCAGGCGTCAGTTTCTAGAACAGATCGGTGGTTTTGATGTCAATCTAGGGCGCGTTGGCAAGAACTTACTATCCAATGAGGAATTGCACGTTACCGAACTCGCGCTGAACCTAGGCTGGCAGGTTGCCTACCTACCCGAAGCGCTGGTCGCCCACAATGTCTCGCCTGAACGCCTGGCGCAGAGCTGGTTTCTGCGTCGCGGCTGGTGGCAAGGCATTAGTGAGTGTTATCGAGAGCGCCTGGCTGGCAAAGCTGGGCCTAAACAGTTGTTGCGGGGGACAGAACGAGCTGCCCGAGGCTTATACAAATCCATTAAATCTATACACAGCCCATCAGAGCGCTTTGATGCGCTGGTGTATGCCTACGGCCAATTAGGGTATCTAAGTGCGGTGGTTCAAGGTATGGTTTCTGAGCCAAAGTGGGCAAAACGCTCAGGGTAG
- a CDS encoding glycosyltransferase family 2 protein, which produces MTSQLSKLPVSVLIPAKNEEENLPACLASLQRADEIFIVDSQSDDRTEEISRAHGAQVVQFHFNGRWPKKKNWSLENLPFRNEWVLIVDCDERITPESWEEIGRVIQNAEFDGYYINRRVFFLGSWIRHGGKYPDWNLRLFKHKLGRYENLNTEEIRNTGDNEVHEHVILQGKAGYLKEDMLHEDFRDLFHWLARHNRYSNWEARVYYNLLTGQGEDGTIGASLFGDSVQRKRFLKRIWVRLPFKPFLRFILFYFIRLGFLDGHAGYTYGRLLSQYEYQIGVKLYELKKFGGKLNVQSKATSVPEVPMEAETVTSQS; this is translated from the coding sequence ATGACCTCCCAACTCTCCAAACTGCCCGTCTCTGTCTTGATCCCAGCTAAGAACGAAGAGGAGAATCTACCGGCCTGTTTGGCCAGTTTGCAACGAGCTGATGAGATCTTCATTGTGGACTCCCAAAGCGACGACCGCACCGAGGAAATCTCGCGAGCGCACGGAGCTCAGGTGGTACAGTTCCATTTCAATGGACGCTGGCCCAAGAAGAAAAATTGGTCTCTGGAGAATCTACCTTTTCGTAATGAGTGGGTTCTCATTGTCGATTGTGATGAGCGCATTACGCCAGAGTCTTGGGAGGAAATTGGCCGCGTTATCCAAAACGCTGAATTTGATGGCTATTACATTAACCGCCGCGTCTTTTTCTTAGGCTCCTGGATTCGCCACGGCGGCAAATATCCAGACTGGAACCTGCGCCTGTTTAAGCACAAGCTGGGCCGTTACGAAAACCTCAACACAGAAGAGATTCGTAACACCGGTGATAACGAAGTTCATGAGCATGTCATTCTGCAAGGCAAAGCAGGCTACCTCAAAGAAGACATGCTTCATGAAGACTTCCGCGATCTCTTCCACTGGTTAGCCCGTCACAATCGCTATTCCAATTGGGAAGCACGGGTTTATTACAACTTGCTTACCGGTCAAGGTGAAGATGGCACGATCGGTGCATCTTTGTTCGGTGATTCAGTGCAGCGCAAACGCTTTCTAAAGAGAATTTGGGTGCGCTTGCCCTTCAAACCCTTCCTGCGTTTTATTCTGTTTTATTTCATCCGTCTGGGCTTTCTGGATGGACATGCTGGCTATACCTACGGTCGGTTACTGAGCCAGTACGAGTACCAAATTGGTGTGAAGCTTTATGAGCTGAAGAAATTTGGGGGAAAACTCAATGTCCAAAGCAAAGCTACCAGTGTTCCTGAAGTGCCAATGGAGGCTGAAACAGTAACCAGTCAATCTTAG
- the hpsU gene encoding hormogonium polysaccharide biosynthesis acetyltransferase HpsU yields MSTGASETPGVAPTELPVKLPEIEPQSNPWVDLRQYDQAGFERGRSNWVILLWWLVQAVVFPLTLHNLHGPRCWLLRLFGARIGQGVAIRPTARITYPWKLTVGDHAWIGDDVVLYSLEQIQIGAHSVVSQKCYLCTGSHDIQDPTFRLLTQPIVIEPGAWVAADCFIGPGVTVGANAVVGARSSVFTSLPPAQVCWGSPCKPRYPRKMRSSTDTET; encoded by the coding sequence ATGTCAACTGGTGCATCTGAGACACCGGGTGTAGCACCCACTGAATTACCCGTCAAATTACCAGAGATTGAGCCTCAATCGAACCCTTGGGTTGACCTACGCCAATATGATCAGGCGGGTTTCGAACGGGGTCGATCGAATTGGGTCATTCTGCTGTGGTGGTTAGTACAGGCGGTGGTGTTCCCCCTAACCTTGCATAACCTACACGGGCCCCGATGCTGGTTGCTACGTCTGTTTGGAGCACGCATTGGGCAGGGAGTTGCGATCCGACCGACTGCCCGCATCACTTATCCCTGGAAGTTAACCGTTGGGGATCATGCCTGGATTGGTGATGATGTTGTACTCTACAGCCTGGAGCAGATTCAGATCGGTGCCCACAGTGTTGTGTCGCAAAAGTGTTATCTCTGCACCGGCAGTCATGACATCCAAGACCCTACCTTCAGGCTTCTAACTCAACCAATTGTGATTGAACCGGGGGCCTGGGTTGCAGCAGACTGCTTTATTGGTCCAGGCGTTACGGTTGGCGCGAATGCTGTAGTAGGCGCTCGTAGCAGTGTGTTCACCAGCTTGCCACCCGCTCAGGTCTGTTGGGGTAGCCCCTGCAAACCACGTTATCCCCGCAAAATGCGCTCCTCAACAGATACTGAAACTTGA